One window from the genome of Blastopirellula retiformator encodes:
- a CDS encoding ISAs1 family transposase: MSSSSAASIQQHFADLTDPRTRKVTYPLVNIVTMSLCAVLGGADDFVAIADWAEDKKEWLSKFLDMSSGVPSHDRFNAILGALKPAELEKCLLSWITALQDITDGQIIAIDGKTLRRSFDAASSKAAIHMVSAWATANHVSLGQVATDAKSNEITAIPKLLEIIEVSGCLVTIDAMGCQKEIAAKIVDAGGDYCLAIKGNQRYLHQAIRDHFVAAMEVDFKKLKVHRHETHEKGHGREESRYYYLCPIDADDFPYASKWKKLKAIGMTINIVTQNGKETSDVRYYIVSKYLTGKRFAEAVRGHWSIENSLHWQLDVTFGEDQSRIRKGHADVNFSLLRRTSLSLLKNNKTAKVGVKNKRLKAGRNDAYLLEVLLGT; the protein is encoded by the coding sequence ATGTCTTCTTCTTCGGCCGCTTCGATTCAACAGCACTTTGCCGACCTGACCGATCCGCGCACGCGGAAGGTGACTTATCCGCTGGTCAACATCGTCACGATGTCGCTCTGCGCGGTGCTCGGCGGGGCGGACGATTTTGTCGCCATCGCCGATTGGGCGGAGGATAAGAAGGAGTGGCTTTCGAAGTTTCTCGACATGAGCAGCGGCGTCCCTTCGCACGATCGATTCAACGCGATTCTNGGCGCGCTCAAGCCGGCCGAGTTGGAGAAGTGTTTGCTGAGTTGGATCACGGCGCTGCAGGACATTACCGACGGACAAATCATCGCGATCGACGGCAAGACGTTGCGGCGCAGTTTCGACGCCGCCAGCAGCAAGGCGGCCATTCACATGGTCAGCGCCTGGGCGACCGCTAATCATGTGAGCCTGGGTCAGGTAGCGACCGACGCCAAGAGTAACGAGATCACGGCGATTCCGAAATTGCTCGAAATCATCGAGGTTTCCGGCTGTTTGGTGACGATCGACGCGATGGGTTGTCAGAAAGAGATCGCCGCCAAGATCGTCGACGCAGGCGGCGATTATTGCCTGGCGATCAAAGGAAATCAGCGTTATCTGCATCAAGCGATTCGCGATCACTTCGTCGCCGCGATGGAAGTCGACTTCAAGAAGCTGAAAGTTCATCGTCACGAAACGCACGAGAAAGGGCATGGCCGCGAAGAGTCGCGCTACTATTATCTCTGCCCGATCGATGCGGATGATTTTCCGTACGCCAGCAAGTGGAAGAAGTTGAAAGCGATCGGCATGACGATCAACATCGTGACGCAAAACGGGAAAGAGACAAGCGACGTGCGTTACTATATCGTCAGCAAATATCTCACCGGCAAGCGTTTCGCCGAAGCGGTGCGTGGTCACTGGAGTATCGAGAATTCGCTCCACTGGCAACTCGACGTAACGTTCGGCGAAGACCAAAGCCGCATCCGCAAAGGACACGCCGACGTTAACTTCAGCCTGCTGAGAAGAACGAGCCTGAGCCTCTTGAAGAACAACAAAACGGCCAAGGTGGGCGTGAAGAACAAGCGGCTAAAAGCGGGGCGGAACGACGCCTATCTGCTGGAAGTGTTGCTGGGGACGTGA
- a CDS encoding helix-turn-helix domain-containing protein: MQKLPGASPFVVPKQSFQDFEDLRETIKHWNLDFRQLEAGRFRGEILQVNSEDVCYVNARFRQKLHQQGAAPEEYFTVAIPGTSCQRLRWHGYDVSASDIMIFPSDGELNSASDENFHVYTVSLSEEKFQEAFAIQDASAGRVQFSGPRVIRCRADSVRQLLRLLHKISVTHPPTSTEENADLRMELLSQTLPMLLTRVITEATNGEAPRLSAKRRALVSKAIALIQQSSHFPITVEDICERTGVSMRTLQYAFRQCLNVTPKCYIQAYRLQRVKAELACHRHSPLLVSDVANKWGFWHMGDFARIYQRFFLEKPSETRRFFSS; the protein is encoded by the coding sequence ATGCAAAAGTTGCCAGGAGCCAGCCCGTTCGTTGTGCCCAAGCAGTCATTTCAGGACTTCGAAGATCTCCGGGAGACGATCAAGCATTGGAATTTGGACTTTCGTCAACTTGAGGCTGGTCGATTTCGTGGCGAAATTCTCCAAGTCAATTCCGAAGATGTCTGCTATGTGAATGCGCGATTCCGGCAGAAGCTACACCAGCAGGGAGCGGCTCCTGAAGAGTATTTTACCGTCGCTATACCAGGCACATCGTGTCAGCGTCTACGTTGGCATGGGTACGATGTCAGTGCTTCTGATATCATGATTTTTCCGAGTGATGGGGAACTGAACTCCGCTTCAGACGAGAACTTTCATGTCTATACCGTTTCGCTTTCGGAAGAGAAGTTTCAGGAAGCGTTCGCGATTCAGGACGCTTCTGCGGGCCGTGTTCAGTTTTCAGGACCAAGGGTTATCCGTTGTCGAGCAGATTCCGTTCGGCAACTACTTCGGCTGTTGCACAAGATTTCAGTCACGCATCCGCCTACGTCAACAGAAGAGAACGCTGACCTGAGAATGGAGTTGTTGTCTCAGACTCTTCCAATGCTGTTAACCCGCGTGATCACGGAGGCAACCAACGGCGAAGCTCCCCGGCTCAGTGCCAAGCGACGTGCGCTCGTGTCTAAGGCAATTGCGCTCATTCAACAAAGTTCGCATTTCCCAATCACGGTTGAAGATATCTGCGAACGTACAGGCGTCAGTATGCGGACATTGCAGTACGCCTTTCGCCAGTGTTTGAACGTCACTCCGAAGTGCTATATCCAGGCCTATCGATTGCAACGCGTTAAAGCGGAGTTGGCGTGTCATCGACACTCACCTCTGCTGGTCTCAGATGTTGCCAATAAGTGGGGATTCTGGCATATGGGCGACTTCGCCAGGATCTACCAGAGATTCTTTCTGGAGAAACCATCGGAAACGCGGCGATTCTTTTCATCTTGA